Within Bacillus sp. FJAT-45350, the genomic segment AGAAGCAAAAGATGTAGAGATAACATTTGGGGTTACACCTTGGACGAGTACAATCCCTCCTACTTATGTTGCTAAACAAATTTTAGAAGACATGGGTTATACAGTTCATTTACAAAGCGCAGACGCTGGGGCTGTCTATACAGGCTTATCTCGTGGTGATATCGATGTATTTATGGACTCATGGTTACCAGATCTGCATGCAAATTATATGGAACGATATGGTGATACAATTGATGATACAGCTGTAAGTTATGAAGAAGGTGAGCTTGGTTGGGTAATTCCGGCTGACATGGACATTAACTCTGTTGAAGAATTACAAGGAAACGAAGATTTGTTTGATGGAAAAATATACGGTATCGATGAAGGGGCTGGTATAACAGTTACTTCACGAGAAATAATTGAAGATTATGGACTAGACCTAGAATATGTATCATCTAGTGAAGCTGGTATGCTTTCACAAGCACGACGTGAAATTGGACAGGGTAACCCTGTATTGTTTTTAGGATGGAGACCTCACCCAATGTTCGTTAATTGGGATTTAAAAGTGTTAGAGGAAGACAGAGGATATTTCGAAACTTCACAGGTTCATGTTTTAACGAATATAGACTTTAAAGATAAAGCACCTGAAGCATATGAGTTCTTAAGTAATTGGAATATACCAGTAGCTGATGTGGAAGAAATGATCGTTAAAATTGATGAAGGTGAAGATGAAGATGATGTAGCAAGAGAATGGATTGAAAATAATGAGCAAAGAGTTAATGAAATGAAGGGCGAATAATAAAGGAAAATGAGAAGGGAATGTCCAGAGGTACAATTTCACCTTTGGACATTCCCTTTCTATTTAGTGATTACTTTAAAATACATTTATGTTGATAATCAAACAAATACCGCTTTTGCGGTTTTGTTCCTATGATGCGTTTTTATCATCTTTCACGTGCTCATTTTCCCAATAATCAGCATTCTTAATTCCAAGCTTTTTCGGATCAAACTGTGGGTCTAATCCTTGTTTCTTTTGACTTTCATAGTCCTTTAAAGCATTTAGCGCAGGCTTAGCTAAAAGAACAATCGCAATCATATTTAACCATACCATCAACCCTAAACCAATATCTCCTAACGCCCAAGCAAGCTCTGCTTCACGTATAGCCCCGAAAATAACAGCTAGTAGTAAAACAACTTTAAGTACGAACATCCCAATACTACGTAAGCTCTGCTTTCCTTTTGTTAGATAAGCAATATTTGTTTCTGCGATATAGTAATATGCCATAATCGTAGTAAAAGCAAATAAGAATAATGCAACTGCTACGAACCCAGCACCAAACCCTGGAAGTACTGATTCTATTGCTGCTTGAGTATAGGCGGGACCAGCAGTAATATCACCTAAACTATTAAAGATAAACCCACCATTAGGGTCTACTGTATTATACATTCCAGTAAATAAAATCATAAAAGCTGTTGCTGAACACACAAGTAATGTATCAATATAAACAGAAAAGGCTTGCACAAGTCCTTGTTTTGCTGGATGTGATACTTCCGCTGCAGCTGCTGCGTGCGGTCCTGTACCTTGACCAGCTTCATTCGAATAAATACCACGTTTAACTCCCCATGCAATCGCTAAACCGACAATTCCACCAAATACAGAATCAAACGCAAATGCACTACTTATAATTAAACTAATAACTGCTGGAAGCTCAGTAATATTAACCGCCACAATAATAAGCGAAAGTAGTATATATGCTAAAGCCATA encodes:
- a CDS encoding glycine betaine ABC transporter substrate-binding protein yields the protein MKKIMKICIMLLLFFSIMAGCGAAEPEEETPAEDTEEATKEEAKDVEITFGVTPWTSTIPPTYVAKQILEDMGYTVHLQSADAGAVYTGLSRGDIDVFMDSWLPDLHANYMERYGDTIDDTAVSYEEGELGWVIPADMDINSVEELQGNEDLFDGKIYGIDEGAGITVTSREIIEDYGLDLEYVSSSEAGMLSQARREIGQGNPVLFLGWRPHPMFVNWDLKVLEEDRGYFETSQVHVLTNIDFKDKAPEAYEFLSNWNIPVADVEEMIVKIDEGEDEDDVAREWIENNEQRVNEMKGE
- a CDS encoding alanine/glycine:cation symporter family protein, which translates into the protein MEVVVNWLNGVLWSTPMIILCLGVGLLFSILTRFLQVRLVKDMVMQMFKGKSSEAGISSFQALTIALSGRVGTGNIAGTATAIAFGGPGAVFWMWMIAFIGAASAFIESTLAQIYKEKQDGQYRGGPAYYIEKGLGWKWYAVLFAFSALLAMSLLMPGIQANSIALAVEGAFGLPELYTGLILIAIIGVIIFGGVKRIANVAQIVVPFMALAYILLSLIIVAVNITELPAVISLIISSAFAFDSVFGGIVGLAIAWGVKRGIYSNEAGQGTGPHAAAAAEVSHPAKQGLVQAFSVYIDTLLVCSATAFMILFTGMYNTVDPNGGFIFNSLGDITAGPAYTQAAIESVLPGFGAGFVAVALFLFAFTTIMAYYYIAETNIAYLTKGKQSLRSIGMFVLKVVLLLAVIFGAIREAELAWALGDIGLGLMVWLNMIAIVLLAKPALNALKDYESQKKQGLDPQFDPKKLGIKNADYWENEHVKDDKNAS